One Erysipelothrix amsterdamensis DNA window includes the following coding sequences:
- a CDS encoding PTS mannose/fructose/sorbose/N-acetylgalactosamine transporter subunit IIC, whose amino-acid sequence MLQAILIGLVAALGVFGDQLGSLYINRPIILGPIVGLILGDVQQGVIIGATLELFFMGAVSIGAYIPPDVIVGGTLATAFAISMGSGTEAAIALAMPLALISLAIGNIFNVVNSFILRIADKSAEAGSVGGIKTAHWSIGMITVVRRFLLVCLGFYFGAEAMSNVIAAIPEQIIAGMDAAAGLLPALGFAMLMRMILNKKLVPFYFLGFVLSAYLNVPVLGIAIIGVIIVIEKFDFLGGFRQAPAGLNVEDDDDDF is encoded by the coding sequence ATGTTACAAGCAATATTGATTGGTTTAGTAGCGGCATTGGGTGTCTTCGGGGATCAACTGGGATCACTGTATATTAATCGCCCAATTATTCTTGGACCCATTGTTGGACTTATCTTAGGAGATGTTCAACAAGGTGTTATTATTGGTGCTACTTTAGAATTATTCTTTATGGGGGCCGTGTCAATTGGTGCCTATATTCCACCGGATGTAATTGTTGGTGGGACACTGGCTACAGCGTTTGCAATCTCAATGGGATCTGGAACCGAAGCAGCGATTGCGCTTGCTATGCCACTTGCATTAATCTCACTTGCAATTGGAAATATCTTTAACGTTGTTAATTCCTTTATCCTACGCATTGCTGATAAATCGGCAGAGGCAGGTAGTGTTGGTGGTATTAAAACAGCACACTGGAGTATTGGGATGATTACAGTAGTTCGTCGTTTCTTGTTAGTATGCCTTGGATTTTACTTCGGTGCTGAAGCAATGTCTAATGTTATTGCAGCAATACCAGAACAAATTATTGCCGGTATGGATGCAGCTGCGGGACTTCTTCCTGCACTTGGATTTGCGATGTTAATGCGTATGATTTTAAACAAGAAACTTGTTCCATTTTATTTCTTAGGATTTGTTTTATCTGCTTATCTCAATGTACCGGTATTAGGGATTGCGATTATCGGTGTCATTATTGTAATTGAGAAATTTGACTTCTTAGGGGGCTTTAGACAAGCACCGGCAGGATTAAATGTGGAGGACGATGATGATGACTTCTAA
- a CDS encoding PTS sugar transporter subunit IIA produces the protein MKHYIIASHKHLAEGFYSAVKAIVGDVDSVHIISAYVDHHDLTQEIMMCFEGIPLEDDLVVMTDIYGGSVNTEFMKLLGSRDFHLIAGVNLALIISIMVEIQGPITREELIEKIEACRMSLRYCNDDLVGMDVEDEF, from the coding sequence ATGAAACACTATATTATCGCAAGTCATAAACACCTGGCCGAAGGATTCTACAGTGCCGTCAAAGCCATTGTCGGAGATGTGGATTCCGTTCATATTATTTCTGCCTACGTTGATCATCATGATCTCACACAAGAAATTATGATGTGCTTCGAGGGAATCCCTCTTGAAGATGATTTGGTGGTCATGACGGATATTTATGGCGGAAGTGTCAATACAGAGTTTATGAAGTTATTGGGGAGCCGTGATTTCCATCTCATTGCCGGCGTTAATCTAGCGCTTATTATTTCAATCATGGTTGAAATTCAAGGCCCCATAACGCGTGAAGAACTTATAGAAAAGATCGAAGCGTGTCGTATGTCATTACGATATTGTAATGACGATCTTGTTGGAATGGACGTCGAAGACGAATTTTAG
- a CDS encoding PTS sugar transporter subunit IIB, with protein MIVLCRVDHRLLHGQVAFSWTNALGADCILIADDDVVSDDIWKTTLKLAKPANVKLVIKNVEDAINALNSGVTDKYQLLIVVRTIDVAYQLAQACPQIQSINLGGTKKEGDDEQISKAIFVSETDKKLLKELMDAGKEVEIRMLSSDSKQVVKL; from the coding sequence ATGATTGTATTATGTCGTGTTGACCATCGTCTCTTACATGGACAGGTTGCATTCTCATGGACCAATGCCCTGGGTGCAGACTGTATCTTGATTGCAGATGATGATGTCGTTTCCGATGATATTTGGAAGACCACATTGAAACTGGCAAAACCAGCCAATGTTAAGTTAGTCATAAAGAATGTTGAAGATGCAATAAACGCATTAAACAGTGGCGTTACAGATAAGTATCAGCTGTTAATTGTCGTACGGACCATTGACGTTGCGTATCAGCTTGCGCAAGCATGTCCACAGATTCAATCCATTAACCTTGGTGGAACGAAAAAAGAAGGTGATGATGAACAAATCAGTAAAGCCATCTTTGTCAGTGAAACCGATAAGAAATTGTTGAAGGAATTAATGGATGCTGGAAAAGAAGTAGAAATACGGATGTTATCCAGCGACTCAAAGCAGGTAGTAAAACTATAA
- a CDS encoding sugar phosphate isomerase/epimerase family protein — MKLSAMNSHYRYYSLNTFFKTISSLGFDACEIWTSPHHFFVDYQQYDDSFALKTHAEHFGLQIIAICPEQTNPKPHNMATGSLEQQNRVYAYFRNMIDIAHTVAANLVVVTSGWAFYDEPLEAAYQRSVAMMRRLCIHAQAKGILLAIEALQPYESRLVNTVQDLKAYQDAVACENLKICLDLGAMTQAEETIDDYFNVFKEDIVHVHFVDSGHCAWGDGHRNMQEDLTKFNQNKYQGYYSLETAKQCYEAKPGDADLQSLTKYKEQGGI; from the coding sequence TTGAAACTATCAGCAATGAACAGTCACTATCGATATTATAGTTTAAATACATTTTTTAAAACCATTTCAAGTTTAGGTTTTGATGCATGTGAGATATGGACCAGTCCACATCATTTCTTTGTGGATTACCAACAGTATGATGATTCTTTTGCACTTAAAACCCATGCAGAACATTTTGGGTTACAGATTATCGCAATCTGTCCAGAACAGACAAATCCTAAGCCCCATAACATGGCGACAGGATCACTTGAACAACAAAATCGTGTGTATGCTTACTTCCGTAATATGATTGATATTGCACATACAGTCGCTGCGAATCTGGTGGTGGTAACAAGTGGTTGGGCATTTTATGACGAACCCCTTGAAGCTGCCTATCAACGCAGTGTCGCAATGATGCGAAGATTGTGTATTCATGCGCAAGCGAAAGGAATTCTTCTTGCCATTGAGGCATTACAGCCTTATGAATCACGCTTGGTGAATACTGTTCAAGATTTGAAAGCATATCAAGATGCCGTGGCGTGTGAAAACTTAAAAATTTGTCTGGACCTTGGGGCAATGACCCAGGCTGAAGAAACAATTGATGATTACTTTAATGTTTTTAAAGAAGATATTGTTCATGTGCATTTTGTGGATTCAGGACATTGTGCATGGGGGGATGGACATCGAAACATGCAGGAAGATCTTACAAAATTTAATCAAAATAAGTATCAAGGTTATTACTCGCTGGAAACAGCCAAACAATGTTATGAAGCAAAACCAGGTGATGCGGATTTACAAAGTTTAACGAAATATAAAGAACAGGGAGGGATCTAA
- a CDS encoding PRD domain-containing protein — MNTKEQIYQYLVFETQILLDHDFSLLTTAVISESLHLSRSLVSQYLNELFHEGLLIKVSSRPVYYFDKHEFEKRYRVQNVSREYLSVKALMDEIQSSEGYDSFQDLIGFDGSLSHIVQQIKSALLYPGRGLPIVLFGKRGSGKTYLSRMIHKFCVEHDLIQTGQSVYHLKFIDPQCDYERLLFGDETQSGLLEQKEIGVLYLEHADRMRPDIQYQVSNVIKDGYYTKDRKVVKVHCRLVFGTSYNPEDAFDYSLLQSLPIICKIPHFDQRGTQEKEHFILKFFKQEQQKLGLKIFISYKLLEALLQLKFDEDIHELKKCITRICATALESAQQGVMHCHLYHLPEDKLNYTISNEQDMKQLIEIDTYVIHESTDKIVHLFKNILKAFNGFQSNQLSYREMLAQDFESMRNYYDLMIFDQSYSLQKVYGLEKIIDDVLEDVKQKNKINIPSNCSFVLSRVLLSTSHEKIKLDRWTYKHRNDINALLEFLKEEMYDIFMISNEISKMIYQALELNLNDFNLIFLILNIYFYNDNIKHKDTAAVIVSHGYSTASSIADAANQLLEEHIFDAFDMPLDSSSEEIIMKVNDYIALNPYYKNLILLVDMGSLELIGDRILKDLNVGVINNSSTAIALHIGSMVRQEYPLEEILAKASKQAVTKYKILNRAEKTKAMVFVSDAGVSVADRMVNLFKQSLPKSIDLRFIRYDFKELLTNGLKDPLFDKFEVMLMVKPHSLPLDSIRSVSLEDIVSFKDISIVDKALEDYLDADEIEVFNRNLLKNFSLQNVMQNLTILNANKLLNFVSDSTSHLERKMQKTFQSKTIIGIYIHVCFLIERLVTKTAIDDYKDVKRFEKDHQAFIRDVNDSFGPMLEHYNVMLPVSEIALLYDYIENDKNREHGEDDSF, encoded by the coding sequence ATGAATACAAAAGAACAAATTTATCAGTATCTTGTTTTCGAAACACAAATTCTACTCGATCATGACTTTTCCTTACTCACAACCGCAGTGATTTCAGAATCGTTACACTTAAGCCGTTCCTTAGTATCGCAATACTTAAATGAATTGTTTCATGAGGGGCTTTTGATTAAGGTATCGTCACGACCGGTGTATTACTTTGATAAACACGAATTTGAGAAGCGCTATCGTGTTCAAAATGTATCGCGTGAGTATTTAAGTGTTAAAGCACTCATGGATGAAATACAAAGTTCGGAAGGGTATGATTCCTTCCAAGATTTAATTGGTTTTGATGGATCGTTAAGTCACATCGTTCAACAAATTAAGTCAGCCCTGCTTTATCCAGGCCGTGGATTACCGATTGTATTGTTTGGAAAGCGCGGAAGTGGTAAGACGTATTTATCGCGTATGATTCATAAATTTTGTGTGGAGCATGACTTAATTCAAACAGGACAAAGCGTCTATCATCTAAAATTTATTGATCCACAATGTGATTATGAACGTTTGCTTTTTGGGGATGAAACACAAAGTGGTTTGTTGGAACAGAAAGAAATTGGTGTGCTCTATCTTGAACATGCAGATCGAATGCGTCCAGACATCCAATATCAAGTATCCAATGTTATTAAAGATGGTTATTACACCAAAGACCGCAAGGTTGTGAAGGTCCATTGCCGCTTGGTTTTTGGAACTTCTTATAATCCCGAAGATGCCTTTGATTATTCATTACTTCAAAGTCTTCCAATTATATGCAAGATTCCGCACTTTGATCAACGTGGAACTCAGGAAAAAGAACACTTCATCCTGAAATTCTTTAAGCAAGAACAACAAAAACTTGGCTTAAAAATCTTTATTTCATACAAACTGTTGGAAGCGTTGCTTCAACTCAAATTTGATGAAGACATTCATGAGTTAAAAAAATGCATCACGCGCATCTGTGCAACAGCCCTTGAATCAGCGCAACAAGGTGTCATGCATTGTCACTTATATCATTTACCAGAAGATAAATTGAACTACACCATCTCAAATGAACAAGATATGAAGCAGCTTATTGAAATTGATACGTATGTCATTCATGAATCAACGGATAAGATCGTGCATTTATTTAAAAACATCTTAAAAGCGTTTAACGGTTTCCAAAGCAATCAACTATCGTATCGTGAGATGTTAGCACAAGATTTTGAGTCGATGCGTAATTATTATGATTTGATGATTTTTGATCAATCGTATAGCCTTCAAAAAGTATATGGACTTGAGAAAATTATTGATGATGTGCTTGAAGATGTGAAACAAAAAAACAAAATCAACATTCCCAGCAATTGCAGTTTTGTCTTATCACGGGTTTTGTTGTCAACATCACATGAAAAAATAAAACTTGATCGGTGGACGTATAAACATCGTAACGATATCAATGCTTTATTAGAGTTCTTAAAAGAAGAAATGTATGACATTTTCATGATTTCAAATGAGATTTCAAAGATGATCTACCAAGCTTTAGAGTTAAATCTTAATGATTTTAATCTAATCTTTCTAATCCTAAATATTTATTTCTATAACGACAACATTAAACACAAAGATACGGCGGCCGTAATTGTATCGCATGGATACTCGACGGCAAGCAGTATTGCGGATGCTGCCAATCAGTTGTTAGAGGAACATATTTTTGATGCCTTTGATATGCCACTGGATAGTAGCAGTGAAGAAATCATTATGAAGGTGAATGACTATATCGCCTTAAATCCGTATTATAAGAATTTGATTTTACTGGTCGATATGGGATCGTTGGAATTAATTGGGGATCGCATTCTCAAAGATTTAAATGTTGGTGTCATTAATAACAGTTCAACGGCAATTGCCTTGCATATTGGTTCAATGGTTCGTCAAGAATATCCACTGGAAGAAATCTTAGCGAAAGCTTCGAAGCAAGCCGTTACCAAGTATAAAATCTTGAATCGTGCAGAGAAAACAAAAGCCATGGTCTTTGTGAGTGATGCAGGGGTATCCGTTGCAGATCGGATGGTTAACCTCTTTAAACAGTCCTTGCCTAAATCCATTGATCTTCGTTTTATTCGGTATGACTTTAAAGAATTATTAACAAATGGCTTAAAGGATCCCTTATTTGATAAGTTTGAAGTGATGTTGATGGTGAAACCACACTCATTACCGCTGGATTCGATTCGCAGTGTAAGTTTGGAGGATATTGTCAGTTTTAAAGATATTTCCATTGTGGATAAGGCCTTGGAAGATTATCTGGATGCAGATGAGATTGAAGTGTTTAACCGGAATCTGCTTAAAAACTTTTCACTTCAAAATGTGATGCAGAATCTAACGATTCTAAATGCAAACAAACTTTTGAACTTTGTCAGTGATTCCACATCTCATTTAGAACGCAAGATGCAAAAGACATTCCAGAGTAAGACGATTATTGGTATTTATATTCATGTCTGCTTCTTAATTGAACGACTGGTAACCAAAACAGCTATTGACGACTATAAGGACGTGAAGCGCTTTGAGAAAGATCATCAAGCCTTTATTCGTGATGTGAATGATAGTTTTGGCCCTATGCTCGAACATTATAATGTCATGTTGCCGGTATCGGAGATTGCACTCCTTTATGACTATATTGAAAATGATAAAAATCGAGAGCATGGAGAGGATGATTCATTTTGA
- a CDS encoding PTS system mannose/fructose/sorbose family transporter subunit IID, producing MMTSNNSVITKQDITKMAFNAGSLGMEFSWNYERQMHLAFGMMMDPTLKKIYKDDQEGYAEALQRHIEFFNITPQLAPFVGGIVCSMEEKHKDGEVDATAISAIKTALMGPLSGIGDSIFVGCIRVIALGVGLSLAMSGNILGPIAYFLIYNIPAFLARYFGAHLGYNIGFNYLEKMQQSGVMDKVLAAAGILGIMVIGGMSKEMVYTGLALQIGTGETAQPFQEILDGIMPGLVGLGTTWLYYWLLKKKVNPLILIVGTMVVGIAGVYLGIFG from the coding sequence ATGATGACTTCTAATAACAGTGTAATTACCAAACAAGACATTACCAAGATGGCCTTCAATGCTGGAAGTTTAGGCATGGAGTTTTCTTGGAACTATGAACGTCAGATGCATCTTGCATTTGGCATGATGATGGATCCAACCCTTAAAAAAATCTATAAGGATGATCAAGAAGGTTATGCGGAAGCGTTACAACGTCATATTGAATTCTTTAATATTACACCCCAATTAGCACCATTTGTTGGTGGTATTGTGTGTTCGATGGAAGAAAAACATAAAGATGGAGAGGTCGATGCAACGGCGATTAGTGCGATTAAAACGGCGTTAATGGGACCCTTATCTGGAATTGGAGACTCGATCTTTGTAGGGTGTATCCGAGTTATTGCATTAGGTGTTGGTTTATCACTTGCAATGAGTGGGAATATCCTAGGACCCATCGCTTACTTTTTAATCTATAACATCCCTGCTTTCTTAGCACGTTATTTTGGGGCACATCTCGGTTACAATATTGGTTTTAATTATCTTGAGAAAATGCAACAAAGTGGTGTGATGGATAAAGTTCTTGCGGCAGCAGGTATTTTAGGGATCATGGTTATTGGTGGTATGTCGAAAGAAATGGTTTATACAGGATTGGCCTTACAAATTGGTACCGGAGAAACGGCACAACCCTTCCAAGAAATATTGGATGGTATTATGCCAGGACTTGTCGGTCTAGGAACAACATGGCTTTATTATTGGTTACTTAAGAAAAAAGTAAATCCCCTTATTCTTATTGTTGGCACGATGGTAGTAGGTATTGCTGGTGTTTATTTAGGAATCTTTGGATAG
- a CDS encoding SIS domain-containing protein: MLKFDKEKQLASFKGGLALRPEIEKVADAIHDKGYNGIYFVGIGGTYASALQVAHHVKEMSSLPIYVEHAAEYLVTGNKNITKDSIIVYSSVTGTTQEVVAAVKVLKEVGCTIVAFVDEPNSILAELGDYTISFGLNEQLKFFMFMDRLMQRKGDFDDYEAMYQEFDQYLPEALVDVEIKADAFGEAYAKRHHDDAMHYFVGAGNQWGATYSYAMCYWEEQHWLPTKSITAPEFFHGMFEIVERDTPVTIFVGEDTSRPLSTRVVDFIPRICANYEVIDSKDYELKGISEKYRGHICHLVMMAVNRRIDAHIEKINCHPTEIRRYYRQLDY; the protein is encoded by the coding sequence ATGTTAAAATTTGATAAAGAAAAGCAATTAGCGAGTTTTAAAGGGGGATTAGCCCTTCGACCTGAAATTGAAAAGGTTGCCGATGCAATTCATGATAAAGGTTATAACGGTATCTATTTTGTAGGGATTGGAGGAACTTATGCTTCTGCACTCCAAGTTGCTCATCACGTAAAAGAGATGAGTTCACTGCCAATTTATGTGGAACATGCTGCGGAATACTTAGTAACCGGGAATAAGAACATTACTAAAGATTCAATTATCGTTTATTCTTCTGTAACTGGGACAACACAAGAGGTTGTGGCAGCGGTTAAGGTTTTAAAAGAAGTTGGGTGTACGATTGTCGCATTCGTCGATGAACCTAATTCAATCCTTGCGGAATTGGGTGATTACACCATCTCTTTCGGTCTGAATGAACAACTTAAGTTCTTTATGTTTATGGATCGTTTAATGCAACGTAAGGGTGATTTTGATGATTATGAAGCAATGTATCAAGAATTTGATCAATACTTACCTGAAGCACTTGTTGATGTGGAAATCAAAGCCGATGCATTTGGGGAAGCTTATGCGAAACGTCATCACGATGATGCCATGCATTACTTTGTAGGTGCAGGGAATCAATGGGGTGCAACGTACTCCTATGCAATGTGTTATTGGGAAGAACAACATTGGCTTCCTACAAAATCAATTACAGCACCTGAATTCTTCCATGGTATGTTTGAGATTGTCGAACGAGACACCCCTGTAACGATCTTCGTAGGAGAAGATACATCTCGTCCATTATCAACACGTGTTGTCGATTTTATTCCGCGTATATGCGCAAACTATGAAGTCATTGATAGTAAAGATTATGAACTGAAAGGGATCAGTGAAAAATATCGCGGTCACATTTGTCATCTTGTAATGATGGCGGTTAACCGTCGTATTGATGCTCATATTGAGAAAATAAACTGTCATCCTACAGAAATTCGTCGTTATTACCGACAATTGGATTATTAA